Proteins found in one candidate division TA06 bacterium genomic segment:
- a CDS encoding non-ribosomal peptide synthetase yields MLVKSFQEIVNKYGNKPAIKTAAVEHSFHDVSNGSDRIAAAILSRQVISDMSGKPGVVSLLFGHGAGMILSLLGVIKSGNAYVPLDINYPVKRLEYILEDSDTWLIVTDNGNIGLAEKLSAKSCGRIQTLNVDTIGKCDISGQTERKILENETAYIIYTSGSTGKPKGVYQSHRNINHFIGNYAKDLKITHQDRLTMISAFNHDAAVMDVYAGLLTGATLFPLDVRTQLNDIDIADWLKKEKISIYHSVPTLYRHFVGGFDEKTDFPDLRHIVLGGEAVVEQDIKAFRRYFPGATLMNLYGQSESSYNSGHFIAHDTSLNKVTLGKVTGNTSILVVDEQGVEVAPLGVGEIVVNSDHVALGYWKDPERTEKYFTRDEELGKLYWTGDLGRLQLDGSIEFMGRKDFQVKIRGFRVDLGEIESRLLSHPLVKHAAVIVKQDDEDNSYLWAYLTAKGQLTDGELRDYSAEELPDHMVPSYFIILDEMPLTSTNKIDRHKLKQIQHERQAGKTILSPRDETEAKLLDIWQGVLSVKEISINDNFFELGGHSLKAITLSSRVHRELGKELPLRKIFEQPTIEGQGRYLKEQGTGGYSGIEVVGK; encoded by the coding sequence ATGCTTGTCAAATCATTTCAAGAGATAGTAAATAAATATGGAAATAAACCGGCCATAAAAACGGCCGCCGTTGAGCACAGTTTCCACGATGTCAGTAATGGCTCAGACAGGATCGCTGCAGCTATATTATCCAGGCAGGTCATATCAGACATGTCGGGCAAACCCGGAGTGGTCTCTCTGCTTTTCGGGCACGGGGCTGGGATGATTCTTTCGTTGCTGGGCGTTATAAAGTCAGGTAATGCCTACGTGCCGCTGGATATAAATTACCCAGTCAAAAGGTTGGAATACATACTTGAAGACTCCGATACTTGGCTGATAGTGACAGATAACGGAAATATCGGACTGGCGGAAAAACTGTCGGCAAAATCCTGCGGAAGGATACAGACGCTTAATGTTGATACCATTGGGAAATGTGATATTTCCGGGCAAACGGAAAGGAAAATACTGGAAAATGAAACGGCGTATATAATTTACACTTCCGGTTCCACCGGAAAACCCAAGGGTGTCTACCAAAGCCACCGGAACATAAATCATTTCATCGGTAATTACGCCAAAGACCTGAAAATCACCCACCAAGACCGGCTGACCATGATCTCGGCCTTCAATCACGATGCGGCGGTGATGGACGTCTATGCGGGTTTGCTGACGGGAGCCACACTATTCCCGCTGGATGTAAGGACGCAACTTAACGATATTGATATTGCAGATTGGCTGAAGAAAGAGAAAATATCAATCTATCATTCAGTTCCCACCTTGTACCGCCATTTCGTGGGCGGGTTCGATGAAAAAACCGACTTCCCTGATCTGCGGCATATAGTTTTGGGCGGCGAAGCAGTGGTGGAGCAGGACATCAAGGCTTTCAGAAGGTATTTCCCCGGCGCGACATTGATGAACCTTTACGGCCAGTCAGAATCATCCTACAATTCAGGGCACTTCATCGCTCACGATACCAGCTTGAACAAGGTAACACTGGGAAAGGTCACCGGGAATACCAGCATTCTGGTGGTGGACGAACAGGGCGTGGAGGTGGCGCCGCTGGGGGTCGGGGAAATCGTAGTGAACAGCGATCATGTGGCGTTGGGATACTGGAAGGACCCGGAAAGGACAGAAAAGTACTTTACCCGGGACGAAGAACTGGGTAAACTGTACTGGACCGGCGATCTAGGACGGTTACAACTGGACGGAAGCATCGAATTCATGGGGCGGAAGGACTTTCAGGTGAAGATCCGGGGATTCCGGGTCGACCTGGGGGAAATTGAAAGCCGCCTGCTGTCGCATCCCCTGGTGAAACATGCGGCCGTTATCGTGAAGCAGGACGATGAAGATAACAGCTATTTATGGGCCTATCTAACCGCCAAGGGCCAGCTGACCGACGGGGAATTACGGGATTATTCCGCTGAGGAACTGCCGGATCATATGGTGCCTTCATATTTCATAATACTGGACGAGATGCCGCTGACTTCTACTAATAAGATCGACCGTCACAAACTCAAACAAATACAACACGAACGTCAGGCCGGCAAGACGATTCTTTCTCCCCGGGATGAGACCGAAGCAAAGTTGTTGGATATTTGGCAGGGCGTGCTGTCGGTCAAAGAGATAAGCATCAATGATAATTTTTTCGAGCTCGGCGGACATTCTCTCAAAGCGATCACCCTCTCCAGCCGG